In one Corallococcus sp. EGB genomic region, the following are encoded:
- a CDS encoding asparaginase, translating into MATLVIESTRSGFVESLHTVSVAVVSAEGTRVAYAGDPERVTFWRSAAKPFQSLPMVQDGAADRYGFGPRELALSCASHSSEPVHRALAMRMLNASGCEERHLACGPHPPLSPAVAEEALKAGVVLTPRWNNCSGKHAGMLALARHHGWDLHGYASDGHPVQERIQDEIARWTGLPRDALVKAVDGCLAVCFGLPLSAMATAWARFGVSEAPAARRLREAMLAHPELVAGKGRACTDLMTAFKGEAVVKIGAEGVYCAALPRARLGVALKVEDGDARCAAPALLAVLGLLAESQGLSLPMTGLDHHAEPRILDTRNEVVGSLRAAGALAFT; encoded by the coding sequence ATGGCCACCCTCGTCATCGAGTCCACCCGCTCCGGCTTCGTCGAATCCCTCCACACCGTGTCCGTCGCGGTGGTGAGCGCGGAGGGCACGCGCGTCGCGTACGCGGGAGACCCGGAGCGCGTCACCTTCTGGCGCTCCGCGGCCAAGCCCTTCCAGTCCCTGCCCATGGTGCAGGACGGCGCGGCGGACCGGTACGGCTTCGGTCCGCGTGAGCTGGCGCTCTCGTGCGCGTCCCACTCCAGCGAGCCCGTGCACCGCGCGCTCGCCATGCGGATGCTGAACGCGAGCGGCTGCGAGGAGCGCCACCTCGCGTGCGGCCCGCACCCGCCGCTGTCGCCCGCGGTCGCGGAGGAGGCCCTCAAGGCGGGCGTGGTGCTCACGCCCCGGTGGAACAACTGCTCCGGCAAGCACGCGGGGATGCTCGCGCTGGCCCGGCACCACGGCTGGGACCTCCACGGCTACGCCAGCGACGGCCACCCGGTGCAGGAGCGCATCCAGGATGAAATCGCCAGGTGGACGGGCCTGCCGCGCGACGCGCTGGTGAAGGCCGTGGATGGCTGCCTCGCCGTCTGCTTCGGCCTGCCGCTCAGCGCCATGGCCACCGCGTGGGCCCGCTTCGGCGTCTCCGAAGCGCCCGCGGCCCGGCGCCTGCGCGAGGCCATGCTCGCGCACCCGGAGCTGGTCGCGGGCAAGGGCCGCGCGTGCACGGACCTGATGACCGCCTTCAAGGGGGAGGCCGTGGTGAAGATTGGCGCGGAGGGCGTCTACTGCGCCGCGCTGCCCCGCGCCCGCCTGGGCGTGGCCCTCAAGGTGGAGGACGGTGACGCCCGCTGCGCCGCGCCCGCGCTCCTCGCCGTCCTGGGCCTCCTCGCGGAATCACAGGGCCTGTCCCTGCCCATGACGGG